TCGATACCCGTATGCGTGTTCCTGACCTTTCTTCCCTGCGGCGCATCGCCGTTCCCCTTGCCTTTGGCGGCAACAGCGAACAGCAGCATACCTATTTTGCGGAATTGCACCGCGTGGGCCTCGTCACGCAAGTGATGGGCATCATCGCCTACAGCCTGACCTGGCTGATGATGCCCGATCCCTATCATCCGAACCTGCTGCACGCCGTGCTGGCGCTGCTGGGCATGCTGGCCAGCCTGGTGGCGCGCTACCGCTGCACCACCTTGCCCGTGCTGACCATTTCCGGCGCCTGCGCCGTGCTGGCCCTGACTTTCGGTCTGCGCACCATGGCCGACGCCGTGCAGCACGCCAGCTTCTGGGTCTTGCCCGTAGGGGTCTTCCTGACCCTGGCCATCGCCTCCATCTTCAATGGCGGTCTCAGCTACCTGGCCGTGGTGGCAGGCATCTGGTGGAACGTGGGTCACGGCCTGTACCCCGTCAATGCGGGCTTGCCCGACCAATCCTGGGTGCCGTTGATGATCGCCGTCAGCGTGCTGTTCGGCCTGGCGCTCAACGTCAGCTTCAGCTTATTGCGCTTGCGAAACTATCACTCCAAGGTGGAATTGACGCGGCTGGCCTTTCAGGACAGCCTGACGGGCTTGAACAACCGCCGCATGTTCACGCAGCGCGCCCAGCAGATGCATGGCGCAAGCCATGGCGGCATGCTGCATTTCCTCATGATCGATATCGACAATTTCAAGATCATCAATGACCAGCAGGGTCACGATGCAGGCGACGCCGTGCTCGTGCGCACGGCTGCCATCATCGCCGACAAGGCGCAGGGCCATCTGTGCGGGCGCCTGGGCGGCGAGGAGTTCGGCATCGTGTATGCGGGCAGCCGCGACGATGCGGGCGCCTTTGCCGGCGCCCTGGTCGAAGCCGTCAGCCAGGCTTTCCATGCGGCGCAGTTCGTGTCGATTAGCGTGGGCGTGGCCGAACTGGACCGGGGCAAGGAGCTGGGCCACAGCTACCGGCTGGCCGACGAGGCGCTGTACCTGGCCAAGCGGCAAGGCAAGAACCGCTATGTGATCGCCGGATGATTGCTCGCACGGGTTGGTTGTTGCAAGTTGGCAAAAACTGCCGTTTTCAGGGCGGAAATGGCCGGAAAGCCATAAGTTCAGGTCATAAGGCAGGGGTAAAACGGGTATAATGCGCGCAAAGGAAATTTGCCGTACGAAAGATATTGTCATACCTACCTTTAACCCGCAGCCACGCTGCATCAACCACCTTCCAATCATGTTGATACTGCCGGGTTCCAATGCCCTGTCCCATTTCCGTAGCCACCGTCTGTTAAGCCAACTGCAAGCCGTCTCGCCTGCGATTGTTGCCGTACAAGCACGCTATGTCCATTTCATCGATGCCAGCGCGCCCCTCACGGCCGACGACAGCACGCGCCTTGGCGCCTTGCTGACGTACGGCGAGCCGGCCCAGGCTGACAATACGGAAGGCGCTGCCGAAGCATTCTTCGTCATTCCCCGTTTCGGCACGATTTCTCCGTGGGCTTCGAAAGCCACCGACATCGCGCACAACTGCGGCATGGCGCACATCAAACGCGTCGAACGCGGCGTCGCTTTCCGCATCAACCTGAAATCGGGCATCCTGGGCAGCGCGATTCTAGCAGGCAAACTGACGGACGAGCAGGTACAGGCCGTGGCCGACTTGCTGCACGACCGCATGACGGAATCCGTGCTGCGCAGCGCGGACGACGCGAAGGATCTGTTCCGCACCCTGGAAGCGCGTCCGCTCGAATCGATCGACTTGCTGGGGCAGGGCAAGGCCGCGCTGGAAACGGCGAACGTCGAGCTGGGCCTGGCGATGTCGGAAGACGAAATCGACTACCTGGACGCCGCCTTCACCAAGGCCGGCCGCAACCCGACGGACGTGGAACTGATGATGTTCGCGCAGGCGAACAGCGAACATTGCCGTCACAAGATCTTCAACGCCGACTGGACCATCGACGGCGTGGCGCAACCCAAGTCGCTGTTCGGCATGATCAAGAACACGCACGAACTGCAGCCGAAGGGCACCGTCGTCGCCTACAGCGACAATTCGTCCATCATGGAAGGCGCGACGGTCTCCCGTTTCTACCCGCGCGGTGCCAACCACGAATATGCGGCATCGACCGAGCTGACGCACACCCTGATGAAGGTGGAAACGCATAACCACCCGACGGCCATCTCCCCATTCCCAGGCGCCTCCACGGGCGCGGGCGGCGAGATCCGCGACGAAGGCGCGACGGGCCGCGGCGCCAAGCCAAAAGCCGGTTTGACCGGTTTCACCGTGTCGAACCTGTCCCTGCCGGATGCCGTGCGCAGCTGGGAAACGGCCGCTTCCGTGACGGCGCCACTGGCTGGCCGCACGGATGCGGACCAATATGGCAAACCGGAACGCATCGCTTCGCCGCTGCAAATCATGATCGAAGGCCCGCTGGGCGGCGCCGCGTTCTCGAACGAATTCGGCCGTCCCGTCTTGGGCGGCTACTTCCGCACGTATGAACAGAACGTCGGCGTCGACAAAGACGCCGTGTTCGGCTACCACAAGCCGATCATGATCGCTGGCGGCATCGGCAATATCTCGGCGCAGCACACGCACAAGAACGACATCCCCGTCGGCAGCCTGCTGGTGCAGCTCGGTGGCCCGGGCATGCGCATCGGCATGGGCGGCAGCGCCGCCTCGTCGATGACCACCGGCAGCAACACGGCCGACCTGGACTTCGATTCCGTCCAGCGCGGTAACCCTGAAATGGAACGCCGCGCCCAGGAAGTCATCAACGCCTGCTGGCAAATGGGCGCGGACAACCCGATCATCTCGATCCACGACGTGGGTGCGGGCGGCTTGTCGAACGCGTTCCCGGAAATCACCAACGACGCCAAGCGCGGTGCGATTTTCGACCTGCGCAAAGTGCCGCTGGAAGAATCGGGCATGGCGCCGAAGGAAATCTGGAGCAATGAATCGCAGGAACGCTACGTTCTGGCCATCGCGCCGGAAAGCCTGCCACTGTTCAAAGCCATGTGCGAACGCGAACGCTGTCTGTTCGCCGCCGTGGGCGTGGCCACCGAAGAGCGTCAACTGAAACTGATCGACCCGGAACTCGGCAACGAGCCGGTCGACATGCCGATGGATGTCTTGCTGGGCAAGCCGCCGAAGATGCAACGCGACGTGATCCACGTGGCCAACGATTTCCCGGCCATCGATCTGACGGGCATGGACTTGAAGGACGTGGCGCAAAAAGTGCTGCTGCTGCCGACCGTGGCCGACAAATCGTTCCTGATCACCATCGGCGACCGCAGCGTGGGCGGCATGACCGTGCGCGACCAGATGGTGGGACCATGGCAAGTGCCGGTGGCCGATTGCGCCGTCACCACCATGAGCTTCGAGGGTTATCTGGGCGAAGCGATGGCCATGGGCGAACGCACGCCGCTGGCCGTCATCGACGCCGCAGCTTCCGGCCGCATGGCCGTGGGCGAAGCCGTCACCAACATCGCCGCCGCAGCGATTGCCGACATCTCCGACATCAAATTGTCCGCCAACTGGATGGCCGCCTGCGGCCAGCCTGGCCAGGACGCAGCCTTGTACGACACGGTCAAAGCCGTCGGCATGGACCTGTGCCCGGCGCTGGGCATCAGCATCCCCGTCGGCAAGGATTCGCTGTCGATGCGCACGACGTGGAAAGACGACAGCACGGGCGCGGCGAAATCCGTCACGTCGCCGGTGTCGCTGATCGTCTCCTCGTTCGCACCAGTCACCGACGTGCGCAAGTCGCTCACGCCGCAGCTGAAAATGGACAAGGGCGACACGTCCTTGATCCTGATTGACCTGGGCCGCGGCAAAAACCGTTTGGGCGCTTCCGCCCTGGCGCAAGTCATGGGGCAGTTAGGCAATGAAACGCCGGACGTCGACAGCGCGGAAGACCTGAAAGGCTTCTTCGCCGCCATTCAAAAGCTCAATAGCGACGACAAGCTGCTGGCCTACCATGACCGTTCGGACGGCGGCCTGTATGCCACCCTGACGGAAATGGCCTTTGCCGGCCACACGGGCATGTCCGTCAACCTCGACATGCTGACCATGGAAGGCGAGCATTCCAGCGACTGGGGCGACGCCAAGAACTGGACGGGCCAGGTAGCGGAACGCCGCAACGAACTGACCCTGCGCGCTTTGTTCAGCGAAGAGCTGGGCGCCGTCATCCAGGTGCGCGCGGAAGAAAAATCGCTCGTCATGGACGTGCTGCGCACGTTTAATTTGGGCGCCTGCAGCCATATCATCGGCAAATTGAATGACCGCGACGTGATCGAATTCACGCGCGACGCCAAGCTGATTTACACCCAGCCGCGCGCGGACCTGCACCGCCTGTGGAGCGAAACGAGCTGGCGCATCGCCCGCCTGCGCGACAATCCAGCCTGCGCGGACGCCGAATACGACCGCCTGCTGGACGCGCAAGATCCGGGCATGTCGCCGATCGTCACGTTTGATCAGAACGAGAACATCGCCGCGCCATTCATCGCCACCGGCGTGCGTCCGCGTGTCGCCATCCTGCGCGAGCAGGGCGTCAACTCGCACATCGAGACGGCGTACGTCATGCACCAGGCAGGTTTTACGGCTGTCGACGTGCACATGAGCGACCTGATTGCGGGCCGCGTCAAGCTGGACGACTTCCAGGGCGTTATCGCCGTGGGCGGCTTCTCGTACGGCGACGTGCTGGGCGCGGGCGAAGGCTGGGCGAAAACGATACTGTTCAACGCCAGCCTGGCAGAACAGTTCGCGCGCTTCTTCAACCGCAAGGACAGTTTTGGTTTGGGTATCTGCAACGGCTGCCAGATGATGAGCAATTTGAAATCCATCATCCCTGGCGCCCACGCCTGGCCGAAGTTCACGCGCAACAAGTCGGAGAAATTCGAAGGCCGCTTTGCCATGGTCGAAGTGATGGATTCCCCATCGATCTTCTTCAACGGCATGGCCGGCACCCAAGCCGGCATCGCCATCGCCCACGGCGAAGGCTACGCCGACTTCTCGCAAACGGGCGACATCACCCAGGTCAGCAAAGCCATGCGTTTTGTGGACAACAAGGGTGCTGCCACCGAAGCGTACCCGTACAACCCGAACGGCTCGCCGGAAGGCATCACCTCCGTCACCACGCCAGACGGCCGCTTCACCGTGCTGATGCCGCACGCGGAGCGCGTGTTCCGCAGCGTGCAGCAGTCCTACCACCCTGAAGCGTGGGGCGAAGATTCGCCTTGGATGCGCATGTTCAGGAATGCACGGAAGTTTGTGGGGTAATTCAGCTATTTTCGGCGCGGCGCCTTGGTTCAGG
Above is a genomic segment from Janthinobacterium sp. 64 containing:
- a CDS encoding GGDEF domain-containing protein — protein: MRVPDLSSLRRIAVPLAFGGNSEQQHTYFAELHRVGLVTQVMGIIAYSLTWLMMPDPYHPNLLHAVLALLGMLASLVARYRCTTLPVLTISGACAVLALTFGLRTMADAVQHASFWVLPVGVFLTLAIASIFNGGLSYLAVVAGIWWNVGHGLYPVNAGLPDQSWVPLMIAVSVLFGLALNVSFSLLRLRNYHSKVELTRLAFQDSLTGLNNRRMFTQRAQQMHGASHGGMLHFLMIDIDNFKIINDQQGHDAGDAVLVRTAAIIADKAQGHLCGRLGGEEFGIVYAGSRDDAGAFAGALVEAVSQAFHAAQFVSISVGVAELDRGKELGHSYRLADEALYLAKRQGKNRYVIAG
- the purL gene encoding phosphoribosylformylglycinamidine synthase translates to MLILPGSNALSHFRSHRLLSQLQAVSPAIVAVQARYVHFIDASAPLTADDSTRLGALLTYGEPAQADNTEGAAEAFFVIPRFGTISPWASKATDIAHNCGMAHIKRVERGVAFRINLKSGILGSAILAGKLTDEQVQAVADLLHDRMTESVLRSADDAKDLFRTLEARPLESIDLLGQGKAALETANVELGLAMSEDEIDYLDAAFTKAGRNPTDVELMMFAQANSEHCRHKIFNADWTIDGVAQPKSLFGMIKNTHELQPKGTVVAYSDNSSIMEGATVSRFYPRGANHEYAASTELTHTLMKVETHNHPTAISPFPGASTGAGGEIRDEGATGRGAKPKAGLTGFTVSNLSLPDAVRSWETAASVTAPLAGRTDADQYGKPERIASPLQIMIEGPLGGAAFSNEFGRPVLGGYFRTYEQNVGVDKDAVFGYHKPIMIAGGIGNISAQHTHKNDIPVGSLLVQLGGPGMRIGMGGSAASSMTTGSNTADLDFDSVQRGNPEMERRAQEVINACWQMGADNPIISIHDVGAGGLSNAFPEITNDAKRGAIFDLRKVPLEESGMAPKEIWSNESQERYVLAIAPESLPLFKAMCERERCLFAAVGVATEERQLKLIDPELGNEPVDMPMDVLLGKPPKMQRDVIHVANDFPAIDLTGMDLKDVAQKVLLLPTVADKSFLITIGDRSVGGMTVRDQMVGPWQVPVADCAVTTMSFEGYLGEAMAMGERTPLAVIDAAASGRMAVGEAVTNIAAAAIADISDIKLSANWMAACGQPGQDAALYDTVKAVGMDLCPALGISIPVGKDSLSMRTTWKDDSTGAAKSVTSPVSLIVSSFAPVTDVRKSLTPQLKMDKGDTSLILIDLGRGKNRLGASALAQVMGQLGNETPDVDSAEDLKGFFAAIQKLNSDDKLLAYHDRSDGGLYATLTEMAFAGHTGMSVNLDMLTMEGEHSSDWGDAKNWTGQVAERRNELTLRALFSEELGAVIQVRAEEKSLVMDVLRTFNLGACSHIIGKLNDRDVIEFTRDAKLIYTQPRADLHRLWSETSWRIARLRDNPACADAEYDRLLDAQDPGMSPIVTFDQNENIAAPFIATGVRPRVAILREQGVNSHIETAYVMHQAGFTAVDVHMSDLIAGRVKLDDFQGVIAVGGFSYGDVLGAGEGWAKTILFNASLAEQFARFFNRKDSFGLGICNGCQMMSNLKSIIPGAHAWPKFTRNKSEKFEGRFAMVEVMDSPSIFFNGMAGTQAGIAIAHGEGYADFSQTGDITQVSKAMRFVDNKGAATEAYPYNPNGSPEGITSVTTPDGRFTVLMPHAERVFRSVQQSYHPEAWGEDSPWMRMFRNARKFVG